In one Marispirochaeta aestuarii genomic region, the following are encoded:
- a CDS encoding NAD(P)H-hydrate dehydratase, protein MKLVDNEGAREIDRIAQEKYGIPGDILMENAGIRIFDALVGEFHPGPNTPLVFLAGGGNNAGDALVMARQAFVRGFRKLSIVLVKKEARGLAAKWLDVVHRLGLEILSFEDEFESSMERISGAALIIDGITGTGLSGPLRGKAAECVEAVNRLGISEKIVAVDAPSGIGDDFRTGYPVLSAGLTLSVFPAKSALFNPAARLHCGKILPVLIGFPPQAVEAVPGWVLMDREELIKRLPPFAPDSYKNRRGHTAVYAGSPGTLGAGLLAAEAAGRGGAGLVTLFCDTAVYTAAASRMRSVMVRPWNGDEPENPEKYQSCVIGPGWGIDGRAGVFKKLLESSRRGVIDADGLSLLSGTKRALEGEWILTPHPGECARLLDCSSREILEDPFGAAAEVSRRYNAVVLLKSHVSCLRTPDGRTALIDGMNPLMGTGGSGDILCGFIGGLLADTGLDPFDAAAAGCFLHQQAGRAAALEDGVFLAEDLLKSLSRLIGEYRYERS, encoded by the coding sequence ATGAAACTCGTAGATAACGAGGGAGCCCGCGAGATAGACAGGATCGCCCAGGAAAAATACGGGATTCCCGGCGATATCCTGATGGAGAACGCCGGTATCCGGATTTTCGACGCCCTGGTCGGGGAGTTTCATCCCGGACCGAATACGCCCCTGGTATTTCTTGCAGGGGGAGGCAACAACGCGGGGGACGCCCTGGTCATGGCCAGGCAGGCCTTTGTTCGGGGGTTCCGGAAGCTCAGCATCGTACTGGTTAAAAAGGAAGCCAGGGGGCTGGCCGCAAAATGGCTCGATGTTGTGCATCGGCTGGGTCTTGAGATTCTCTCCTTTGAAGATGAGTTCGAAAGCTCCATGGAACGAATCTCCGGTGCGGCTCTGATAATCGACGGCATTACCGGTACCGGCCTTTCCGGTCCCTTACGGGGTAAAGCTGCGGAGTGTGTTGAGGCGGTTAACCGCCTTGGAATCTCTGAAAAAATAGTCGCTGTGGATGCGCCTTCCGGAATCGGAGATGATTTTCGGACAGGTTACCCGGTTCTTTCCGCCGGTTTGACCCTGAGTGTTTTCCCGGCAAAATCAGCCCTTTTCAATCCTGCCGCCAGGCTTCACTGCGGAAAGATTCTTCCTGTCTTAATCGGTTTTCCTCCCCAGGCTGTCGAGGCTGTTCCGGGCTGGGTGCTGATGGACAGGGAGGAGCTAATAAAGAGACTCCCTCCCTTTGCACCGGATTCCTATAAAAACCGCCGGGGTCATACCGCAGTATACGCAGGTTCTCCGGGAACCCTGGGTGCGGGGCTGCTTGCCGCGGAAGCTGCGGGGCGCGGCGGAGCAGGCCTTGTGACTCTGTTCTGTGATACCGCAGTATACACCGCCGCTGCATCCCGGATGCGTTCGGTAATGGTACGTCCCTGGAATGGGGATGAGCCCGAAAACCCGGAAAAGTATCAGTCCTGCGTAATAGGACCCGGCTGGGGCATTGACGGACGGGCAGGTGTGTTCAAAAAGCTTCTGGAAAGCTCTCGGCGGGGTGTCATCGATGCCGACGGACTGAGCCTGCTCTCCGGAACAAAGAGAGCCCTGGAAGGGGAGTGGATCCTGACGCCCCATCCGGGTGAGTGCGCCCGGCTTCTGGACTGCTCTTCCCGGGAGATCCTCGAGGATCCCTTCGGCGCCGCGGCGGAGGTTTCCCGCAGGTATAATGCCGTTGTTCTCCTCAAGAGCCACGTAAGCTGTCTGCGGACCCCGGACGGGCGTACCGCCCTGATTGACGGCATGAACCCACTAATGGGTACCGGCGGCAGCGGGGATATCCTATGCGGTTTTATCGGCGGACTTCTGGCCGATACCGGTCTTGATCCCTTCGATGCCGCTGCCGCGGGATGCTTCCTTCACCAGCAGGCGGGAAGAGCCGCAGCTCTTGAGGACGGGGTTTTTCTTGCCGAAGATCTGCTGAAAAGCCTCTCCCGACTTATCGGGGAATATCGATATGAAAGGTCCTGA
- the glgA gene encoding glycogen synthase GlgA, giving the protein MPSRNVLKILMVSSEAVPFAKSGGLADMVGSLAKHLAGLGHDVKMLIPAYRGVDYTREESINVSVNVGFRTENTVCGRTTLAGSNVSVYLLEHPYFTERKGIYGNEEEEFFADNAKRFALLSRAAFSLLRAIDWKPDVIHSHDWPTALVPVYLRTLERNQGFEGTISLFTIHNIGYQGIFSLHDLHYTRLRLKDVCLEKGEHLEQLNFLRGGIRCADYVSTVSPQYAREIRTTRFGHGLEAELEKRREDLFGILNGIDAEIWNPETDSYLPLNYSKTSLEKKLQVKTILQEESGLSVDPGIPLIGIVSRLVEQKGFRELCGPGETALKDILDRGDCQIVILGTGEKWCEEVLRSLAAEYENLRVRIGFDEKLAHMIEGGSDFFLMPSRYEPCGLNQMYSLRYGTVPIVRRTGGLADTVISREEDPARENGFLFEEITGEAIRSAVAEAVRIYREEPDRILRMRMNGMSEDFSWNHSAERYVELYRYGLRRGRHPDTEESFDIQA; this is encoded by the coding sequence ATGCCCTCACGAAATGTACTTAAAATACTGATGGTCTCCAGCGAAGCGGTACCCTTCGCAAAATCCGGAGGCCTTGCCGACATGGTCGGTTCCCTTGCCAAGCATTTAGCCGGTCTTGGTCATGATGTTAAAATGCTGATTCCCGCGTACAGAGGCGTAGACTATACCAGAGAGGAAAGCATCAATGTATCGGTGAATGTCGGATTCAGAACCGAGAACACCGTATGCGGGAGAACCACCCTTGCAGGTTCAAATGTATCGGTGTATCTCCTGGAACATCCCTACTTTACCGAACGAAAGGGTATCTACGGGAACGAAGAGGAGGAGTTCTTCGCGGATAATGCGAAACGCTTCGCCCTTCTCTCCCGGGCCGCCTTTTCCCTGCTCAGGGCCATAGACTGGAAACCTGATGTAATTCACAGCCATGACTGGCCCACGGCCCTGGTTCCGGTATACCTCAGAACCCTGGAACGAAATCAAGGTTTCGAGGGAACAATTTCTCTTTTTACCATTCACAATATCGGCTATCAGGGAATCTTTTCTCTTCATGATCTGCACTACACCAGGCTTCGTCTGAAGGATGTCTGCCTGGAGAAAGGCGAACACCTGGAACAGCTTAACTTCCTGCGGGGAGGGATACGCTGCGCCGACTATGTGAGTACCGTCTCGCCTCAGTACGCCCGGGAAATCCGTACAACCCGTTTTGGGCATGGTCTTGAAGCTGAACTGGAGAAGAGACGGGAAGATCTTTTCGGCATTCTAAACGGCATAGATGCGGAGATCTGGAATCCTGAGACCGACTCATACCTGCCTCTGAACTACTCGAAAACAAGCCTGGAGAAAAAACTGCAGGTCAAGACAATCCTGCAGGAGGAGTCCGGCCTGTCTGTCGATCCGGGGATTCCTCTTATCGGCATCGTCTCCCGGCTGGTTGAACAGAAGGGATTCCGGGAGCTCTGCGGCCCGGGAGAAACGGCTCTTAAGGACATCCTTGACCGCGGAGACTGCCAGATAGTAATCCTGGGGACAGGGGAAAAGTGGTGCGAAGAGGTCCTGAGATCTCTGGCCGCAGAATATGAGAACCTCCGGGTAAGAATAGGATTCGATGAGAAGCTGGCACACATGATCGAAGGCGGCAGCGACTTTTTTCTCATGCCCTCCAGATATGAACCCTGCGGGCTGAATCAGATGTATTCCCTGCGCTACGGGACTGTCCCCATTGTCAGGAGGACCGGAGGCCTCGCGGACACGGTTATCAGTCGCGAAGAGGATCCGGCACGGGAGAACGGCTTTCTTTTTGAAGAAATAACCGGCGAAGCCATCCGCTCCGCCGTGGCTGAGGCCGTCAGGATATACCGGGAAGAACCTGACAGAATCCTCAGGATGCGCATGAATGGAATGTCCGAGGATTTCTCCTGGAACCACTCGGCTGAACGCTACGTTGAACTGTACCGCTACGGATTGCGGCGTGGCAGGCACCCCGATACCGAAGAGTCCTTCGATATTCAGGCCTGA
- a CDS encoding glucose-1-phosphate adenylyltransferase, translating into MPEILAIVLGGGKGTRLYPLTQQRAKPAVPFGGKYRLVDIPISNCINSDMKQIYILTQFNSVSLHNHLARTYIFDVFSRGFVEILAAEQTFENTSWYEGTADAVRKNFPHFNVQKPTHYIILSGDQLYRMDFREMFRTHIDSKAEITIASTPVDRLAATSLGILQADRKGRISSFLEKPPLDVDIEHLRIPENLHPDQAMKDAGKNYLASMGMYIFDAHVLEQMLNNDKADFGKEIIPLAIESRKVQSYIFTGFWEDIGTIKNFYETNINLASLNPAFNFYDENMPIYTHRRHLPATKINYCNFSLSLAAEGSIITDAKIGNSIIGIRTIIEPGSDLNGVIVMGASEYETPEERKQNRELGRPDIGIGRGTHIHRAIIDQNCRIGDGCRIGVDEMERKDGDYGRYHIRDGIIVIPKNTVIPSGTII; encoded by the coding sequence ATGCCGGAGATTCTGGCCATTGTTCTTGGCGGGGGTAAAGGAACCCGTCTGTATCCGTTGACGCAGCAGCGAGCAAAACCGGCTGTTCCTTTCGGCGGCAAATACCGGCTCGTCGATATACCCATATCGAATTGTATCAATTCGGATATGAAGCAGATCTATATTCTGACTCAGTTCAATTCTGTTTCCCTGCATAATCACCTTGCACGGACCTATATCTTTGACGTTTTCAGCCGCGGTTTCGTGGAAATTCTTGCGGCGGAACAGACCTTCGAAAATACCAGCTGGTACGAGGGAACCGCAGATGCGGTGAGGAAGAATTTTCCCCATTTCAACGTCCAGAAACCCACCCATTACATAATCCTGTCGGGAGACCAGCTCTACCGGATGGACTTCAGGGAGATGTTCCGAACCCATATTGACAGCAAAGCCGAAATCACCATCGCATCTACCCCGGTCGACCGGCTGGCCGCCACATCCCTGGGGATACTGCAGGCGGACAGGAAGGGACGGATCAGCAGTTTCCTGGAAAAGCCTCCCCTGGATGTGGACATCGAACACCTGAGAATCCCGGAGAACCTGCATCCCGACCAGGCAATGAAGGATGCGGGGAAGAATTATCTGGCCAGCATGGGAATGTACATCTTCGATGCCCATGTCCTCGAACAGATGCTGAATAATGATAAAGCCGACTTCGGCAAAGAGATCATTCCGTTGGCCATCGAGTCCAGAAAGGTACAGTCCTATATTTTTACCGGCTTCTGGGAGGACATCGGAACCATCAAGAACTTCTACGAAACAAATATAAATCTGGCAAGCTTGAATCCCGCCTTCAATTTTTATGATGAAAATATGCCCATTTATACCCATCGCCGTCATTTACCGGCTACGAAAATCAACTACTGCAATTTTTCTCTCTCCCTGGCTGCGGAAGGAAGCATCATAACCGATGCCAAGATCGGTAATTCCATAATCGGTATACGCACGATAATTGAACCCGGCTCCGATCTGAACGGTGTAATCGTCATGGGGGCCAGCGAGTACGAGACACCGGAAGAACGAAAACAGAACCGGGAGCTCGGCCGTCCGGATATCGGCATAGGCAGAGGGACTCATATACACAGGGCAATCATAGACCAGAACTGTCGTATCGGCGACGGCTGCCGTATCGGGGTTGATGAGATGGAAAGAAAGGACGGCGACTACGGACGTTACCATATCCGCGACGGGATCATAGTGATCCCGAAAAATACGGTGATACCATCGGGGACGATTATCTAG
- a CDS encoding ribonuclease H-like domain-containing protein, which produces MPRSGLTSRLKQLRALREPPDLHSRDEAETSRNLCIPRFSRIGDYTHYRRELIETAGPPVSLSGLLLSAAQDPEELLFFDLETSGLSSGAGTLAFLAGFGCFRGGTFLLEQFFLSDYPGEAEFLEKIRERLVQAPYFVSYNGRSFDASLLKTRGILHGIKFNFSRHLDLLYISRRLWRDALGSCSLGNIERSILRLERDGDLPGREVPERWFSFLRSADPRLLEDIFRHHRQDILSLAMLWKRLEELFLDPFSHESRGDADPRALGLHLISRGDERGEELLRLAWHKGDFRAGRLLALQYKRRGRTDSALDLWLSMASGADPGVYEELAKYYEHRTGDYEAALRWASLGMGAAVRGTASETRIREFRRRIRRLERKIQGQA; this is translated from the coding sequence ATGCCGCGCAGCGGACTTACTTCGCGGCTGAAACAGCTCCGTGCCCTGCGGGAGCCCCCGGACCTGCATTCCAGGGATGAGGCCGAGACCTCCCGGAATCTGTGCATTCCCAGGTTCAGCAGGATCGGGGACTACACCCATTACCGCCGGGAGCTTATTGAAACTGCAGGTCCCCCGGTATCTCTGTCGGGACTGCTGCTCTCTGCCGCTCAGGACCCGGAGGAGCTTCTGTTTTTTGACCTGGAGACCAGCGGCCTCTCATCCGGGGCAGGAACCCTGGCCTTTCTGGCAGGTTTCGGCTGCTTCCGTGGGGGAACGTTTCTTCTGGAACAGTTCTTTCTTTCCGATTATCCCGGGGAGGCGGAGTTCCTGGAAAAAATCCGTGAACGACTGGTACAGGCCCCATATTTCGTAAGCTACAACGGCCGGTCTTTCGATGCCTCCCTGCTGAAAACCCGGGGCATTCTGCATGGGATCAAGTTCAATTTTTCCCGTCATCTGGATCTTCTCTATATAAGCCGCAGGCTTTGGCGCGATGCTCTCGGGTCCTGCTCTTTGGGAAACATCGAACGGAGTATTCTGCGCCTGGAAAGGGACGGAGATCTTCCGGGAAGGGAGGTCCCGGAGCGCTGGTTCAGCTTTCTGAGGAGTGCTGACCCGCGGCTGCTGGAGGATATCTTCAGGCATCACCGGCAGGACATCCTGAGCCTTGCAATGCTGTGGAAACGCCTGGAGGAGCTGTTTCTGGATCCCTTCAGCCATGAAAGCCGCGGAGACGCCGATCCCCGGGCCCTGGGGCTTCACCTTATTTCCCGGGGGGACGAAAGGGGCGAGGAGCTTCTTCGCCTGGCCTGGCACAAGGGAGATTTCCGGGCGGGTCGTCTGCTTGCCTTACAGTACAAGCGCAGGGGCAGAACGGACTCGGCTCTTGATCTCTGGCTCAGTATGGCTTCCGGGGCAGATCCCGGAGTATATGAAGAGCTCGCAAAATACTACGAGCATCGGACGGGAGACTACGAAGCGGCCCTCCGCTGGGCTAGCCTGGGAATGGGCGCCGCAGTCCGGGGTACCGCTTCGGAGACAAGGATCAGGGAGTTCCGCCGGCGGATCCGTCGTCTGGAAAGGAAGATCCAGGGTCAGGCCTGA
- a CDS encoding DEAD/DEAH box helicase has protein sequence MEEAILRTLKADTDFMEQVVRWETIPAREGRYVDFPPDIDPRLREVLSRRGITRLYSHQGRTYDQVRRGCNVVVVTPTASGKTLSYNLPVLQGLLENPESRGLYLFPTKALSQDQQSALNEIVLAGEVGIKISTYDGDTPSSVRVSARDEGRIIISNPDMLHSGVLPNHPKWIRFFSSLSYVVIDEVHTYRGVFGSHMTNVIRRLKRIARFYGSDPVFICCSATIGNPGELAERILEEETVLIDENGAPAGEKQLILYNPPYVDKVQGIRRGTVNESQRLALKFIRGGVKTIVFARSRLRVELIADYINKALANHYLQGEIPRVEAYRGGYLPSERREIEKGLRDGSIMGVVSTNALELGIDIGGLDASIMAGFPGSIASSWQQAGRAGRSAALSVALMIASSGPIDQYIMAHPEYFLSRPPESAHLDPDNLYILMDHMKCAVFELPFSDGDDFGGPVEDLLAELQSEGVVRHTGGKWYWADRSYPSEEISLRSATADNIVIVDTTKGAHRVIGEMDRPSAKELIFDNAIYMHRGNQYVVKNLDIENRRCYVEASRVNYYTDAVVKTDIKILQEDSRQEREGAVLILGDILVRSQVAKFKKLRFHSHENVGYGEIHLPEEQMHTRGAIIAFSPDTPAGLAFSGIPREAREQVIARIGTLMKNVAPVFLLCDRNDLGVAERLKDPHLMMPSLFLFDRYPGGTGLAEALGQHLPGILDAAEEVVRRCGCQEGCPSCIGPVESDEAELPEHMNRKTIIRDFLTAWRSSG, from the coding sequence ATGGAAGAAGCGATACTGAGAACCCTCAAAGCGGACACGGACTTTATGGAGCAGGTTGTCCGTTGGGAGACTATACCCGCACGGGAAGGCCGTTACGTTGATTTTCCTCCGGATATAGATCCCCGTCTGCGGGAGGTACTCTCCCGCAGAGGAATAACCCGTCTCTACAGCCATCAGGGCCGGACCTACGATCAGGTGCGGCGGGGATGCAATGTCGTCGTTGTCACCCCTACGGCCTCGGGCAAGACCCTCAGCTACAATCTGCCGGTACTGCAGGGCCTGTTGGAGAATCCGGAATCCCGGGGACTCTATCTTTTTCCGACCAAGGCCCTGAGTCAGGATCAGCAGTCCGCTCTGAACGAGATTGTTCTGGCCGGGGAGGTGGGTATAAAGATCTCCACCTATGACGGCGATACCCCCTCATCGGTCCGGGTTTCCGCCCGGGACGAAGGGAGAATCATAATCTCGAACCCGGACATGCTTCACTCCGGTGTGCTTCCGAATCATCCCAAGTGGATTCGTTTTTTCAGTTCCCTCAGCTATGTGGTCATCGACGAGGTACACACCTACCGGGGGGTTTTTGGCTCCCACATGACCAATGTTATACGCCGGCTTAAACGGATAGCCCGCTTCTACGGTTCGGATCCCGTATTCATCTGCTGTTCCGCCACCATCGGTAATCCCGGAGAGCTTGCAGAGCGTATTCTCGAGGAAGAGACGGTGCTGATAGATGAAAACGGGGCGCCCGCCGGGGAGAAGCAGCTGATCCTCTACAATCCGCCCTACGTGGACAAGGTCCAGGGTATTCGCAGGGGAACGGTAAATGAATCCCAGCGGCTGGCCCTGAAGTTTATTCGCGGAGGGGTTAAGACAATTGTATTCGCCCGCTCCCGGCTGAGGGTCGAACTGATCGCCGATTACATAAACAAGGCCCTGGCCAACCACTACCTCCAGGGGGAAATCCCACGGGTGGAGGCCTACCGGGGGGGCTACCTGCCTTCGGAACGACGGGAGATAGAAAAGGGATTGAGAGACGGCAGTATCATGGGAGTCGTCTCCACCAACGCCCTCGAGCTCGGGATCGATATCGGCGGCCTTGACGCCTCCATCATGGCGGGTTTTCCCGGTTCCATTGCCTCTTCCTGGCAGCAGGCGGGAAGGGCGGGGCGCAGCGCGGCTCTCTCGGTGGCGCTGATGATCGCCTCATCAGGACCAATCGATCAGTACATTATGGCGCATCCGGAGTATTTTCTCTCCCGGCCGCCGGAATCCGCCCATCTGGATCCGGACAACCTCTACATTCTGATGGATCACATGAAGTGCGCTGTTTTCGAGCTTCCCTTCAGCGACGGGGATGATTTCGGAGGCCCCGTTGAGGATTTGCTGGCGGAACTTCAGAGCGAGGGAGTAGTGCGGCACACCGGCGGAAAATGGTACTGGGCTGACCGTTCCTACCCCTCCGAGGAGATAAGTCTTCGCTCCGCCACTGCGGACAACATCGTCATTGTGGATACCACAAAAGGTGCCCATCGGGTGATCGGGGAGATGGACCGGCCGTCCGCAAAGGAACTGATTTTCGATAACGCCATATACATGCACCGGGGAAACCAGTACGTGGTCAAGAATCTGGATATAGAGAACCGCCGCTGTTACGTGGAGGCGAGCAGGGTAAACTACTATACCGATGCTGTGGTAAAGACGGACATAAAGATTCTGCAGGAGGACAGCCGTCAGGAAAGAGAAGGCGCCGTTCTGATTCTGGGAGATATTCTTGTCCGGAGCCAGGTGGCGAAATTCAAGAAACTGCGCTTTCACAGCCATGAGAATGTAGGCTATGGAGAAATCCATCTTCCCGAGGAGCAGATGCACACCCGGGGAGCAATTATCGCTTTTTCCCCGGACACTCCGGCGGGGCTGGCGTTTTCCGGAATCCCCCGGGAGGCCCGGGAACAGGTGATTGCCCGGATAGGTACCCTGATGAAGAACGTGGCTCCGGTTTTTCTGCTCTGCGACAGAAACGATCTCGGCGTGGCTGAACGTCTGAAGGACCCGCACCTCATGATGCCATCCCTGTTTCTCTTCGACCGCTACCCCGGCGGTACCGGTCTTGCCGAGGCCCTGGGGCAGCACCTGCCCGGTATTCTCGATGCAGCCGAAGAGGTGGTCCGACGCTGCGGATGCCAGGAGGGATGCCCGTCCTGTATCGGACCCGTGGAGAGTGATGAGGCCGAACTTCCGGAACATATGAACCGCAAGACCATAATCCGGGATTTCCTCACCGCCTGGAGGAGTTCCGGCTGA
- a CDS encoding LIC_12708 family protein, with protein sequence MVPVVESQTMIRRSTIGVFLLILSFGILFSSCTSGSSASLEQQQLFSLPIGRMEDQLDIYYDGVSAFDDKVRIVMQEGIIFIANSRGRKVMEFSSYGDLLSLYYNQSQNPIPVLLQSANDGNRVSSRAALSFPFLDVGEIAVSDSGILFVEDAIPENRAEYDEEQKAYLDRVVRRFDRSGIYLDYLGQEGVGGTPFPYINALYVNSSNDTIVVCRAERAWLVFWFSPAGNLKYKVTIPLTDLPSPDEPGILTTLERIVPDPEEDTLYIKIDTYKESRESLSGTGSSIEYFASYFYWLNPASGEYEGSLEVPHVVRKQDIPGLQNSQDEEVLHEFLGVAHGGFFFLMGPFGPDQYQLLVVDRQGVVIARPRINLQDREIFFRDFHLSRNGLLTAILVRDFRADVVWWRTDRLLEDETGNETRR encoded by the coding sequence ATGGTACCGGTTGTAGAATCCCAGACAATGATTCGCCGCAGCACCATCGGAGTATTCCTTCTCATTCTGAGTTTCGGGATACTGTTTAGCTCCTGTACCTCCGGTTCTTCAGCAAGCCTCGAACAGCAGCAGTTGTTTTCCCTTCCCATTGGCCGCATGGAAGACCAGCTGGATATCTATTATGACGGAGTTTCGGCCTTCGACGACAAGGTCCGGATCGTAATGCAGGAGGGCATTATTTTTATCGCCAACAGCCGGGGAAGGAAGGTGATGGAGTTTTCCTCCTACGGCGATCTGTTGAGCCTCTATTACAACCAGTCGCAGAACCCGATTCCCGTGCTGCTGCAGAGCGCCAATGATGGAAACCGGGTCTCAAGCAGAGCGGCTCTTTCATTTCCCTTTCTGGATGTGGGAGAAATAGCGGTTTCCGATTCGGGAATCCTCTTTGTGGAGGACGCCATTCCGGAAAACAGGGCCGAATACGACGAAGAGCAGAAGGCGTATCTTGACCGGGTTGTCCGCCGCTTCGACCGTTCAGGAATCTACCTCGATTACCTTGGACAGGAGGGAGTGGGGGGAACACCCTTTCCCTACATAAACGCCCTTTACGTCAATTCGTCGAACGATACAATCGTTGTATGCCGCGCAGAGCGGGCCTGGCTCGTTTTCTGGTTCAGTCCTGCGGGCAATCTGAAGTACAAGGTAACCATTCCTCTTACGGATCTGCCTTCTCCGGATGAGCCGGGTATTCTTACAACCCTGGAGCGGATAGTCCCCGATCCCGAGGAAGATACCCTCTACATAAAGATCGACACCTACAAAGAGTCCCGTGAATCCCTGAGCGGTACGGGATCGAGCATAGAATACTTTGCCTCCTACTTCTACTGGCTTAATCCGGCAAGCGGCGAATATGAAGGTTCCCTGGAGGTGCCCCATGTCGTTCGAAAGCAGGATATCCCGGGACTGCAGAACAGCCAGGATGAAGAAGTCCTGCATGAATTCCTCGGCGTAGCCCATGGAGGTTTTTTCTTTCTTATGGGACCCTTCGGTCCGGACCAGTATCAGCTCCTCGTGGTGGACAGGCAGGGGGTGGTAATAGCCCGTCCCAGGATCAATCTTCAGGACAGGGAGATATTCTTCCGGGATTTTCATTTGAGCCGTAATGGCCTGTTAACCGCCATACTGGTCAGGGATTTCCGCGCAGATGTCGTCTGGTGGCGGACGGACAGACTTTTGGAGGATGAAACAGGGAATGAAACTCGTAGATAA
- a CDS encoding (deoxy)nucleoside triphosphate pyrophosphohydrolase, which yields MRISTAGVVLRGEKVLVALRKPGTSIGESWEFPGGKVKRGERPVEALQREFREELGIGVEVGTLIFEGRFSNRGQDYLLHAYNVELESEEFRLKEHQKVQWIDLTALQSLPMADSDRQILTFLLAS from the coding sequence ATGAGGATTTCCACCGCCGGGGTTGTACTGCGGGGCGAAAAAGTCCTGGTTGCCCTGAGAAAACCCGGTACGAGCATAGGTGAAAGCTGGGAGTTCCCTGGAGGCAAGGTGAAACGAGGGGAGAGGCCGGTTGAAGCCCTGCAGCGGGAGTTCCGGGAAGAGCTGGGAATCGGCGTGGAGGTGGGAACGCTGATTTTTGAAGGCAGGTTCTCAAACCGCGGGCAGGACTACCTTCTGCACGCCTACAACGTGGAGCTCGAGTCCGAAGAATTCCGGCTGAAGGAACATCAGAAGGTGCAGTGGATCGATCTCACAGCCCTGCAATCCCTGCCCATGGCGGACTCGGACCGCCAGATCCTGACCTTTCTTCTCGCTTCCTGA